One Phycisphaera mikurensis NBRC 102666 DNA window includes the following coding sequences:
- a CDS encoding type II secretion system protein, whose translation MRRSAFTLIELLVVISIIALLIGILLPALGAARTAAKQMQNGTQVRGIHQGMVAYAQGNKGFFPGIDSAGTEVLASELRPGTTLTYSGASNRGRMLLLIDGDYIPPAYLLNPGDESRTPYDASLPTGLALGNLSYAVAQLVFLDSSGSSPLAPEPRFREWRETLNGQSPVMADRAVDLNGGQINTVAAAGTYGSVWSNEPSEWRGSVVYNDNHVSFENSGLLDTRQGRGPYLFGDNIFHPSVAEDGLTSGGAAAPFRSGVYLQFF comes from the coding sequence ATGCGACGGTCCGCCTTCACGCTCATCGAACTCCTGGTGGTCATCTCGATCATCGCGCTGCTCATCGGCATCCTCCTCCCGGCCCTGGGCGCGGCGCGCACCGCGGCGAAGCAGATGCAGAACGGGACGCAGGTTCGCGGGATTCACCAGGGGATGGTCGCCTACGCGCAGGGGAACAAGGGTTTCTTCCCCGGGATCGACAGCGCCGGCACGGAGGTCCTCGCGAGTGAGCTTCGCCCCGGCACCACGCTCACGTACAGCGGTGCCTCCAATCGCGGCCGCATGCTCCTGCTCATCGACGGCGACTACATCCCCCCCGCGTACCTGCTCAATCCCGGAGACGAGTCCCGCACCCCTTACGACGCTTCGCTCCCGACCGGCTTGGCGCTCGGCAACCTCTCCTACGCCGTCGCTCAACTCGTGTTTCTGGATTCCTCCGGGTCGTCGCCCCTTGCGCCGGAGCCGCGCTTCCGGGAGTGGCGGGAGACGCTCAACGGGCAGTCGCCGGTCATGGCGGACCGGGCGGTGGATCTCAACGGGGGCCAGATCAACACCGTCGCCGCGGCGGGCACCTATGGAAGCGTCTGGTCCAACGAGCCGAGCGAGTGGCGAGGATCGGTGGTCTACAACGACAATCATGTCAGTTTCGAGAACTCCGGGCTGCTCGATACGCGGCAGGGGCGGGGCCCTTACCTGTTCGGAGACAACATCTTCCACCCCTCGGTGGCCGAGGACGGCCTCACCTCCGGCGGAGCAGCGGCACCCTTTCGCTCCGGCGTCTACCTGCAGTTCTTCTGA
- a CDS encoding sialate O-acetylesterase has protein sequence MLARAAFLDAKNAVVSESAPVSADGTFVVKLPPMPAGGPYTLRVDEVDPGRGNVGTIFCEDVAVGDLWLASGQSNMQWRVMDAADGAVVAAQSVPLVRHLQVARTASEVPLAVAEARWLPTTPQGTRGFSAVAHRFALEVHEATGVPIGVLHASWGGTGAASWAPVAALSSEPATASLIASTANHPDPQHRAGALYNAMIHPLRETPVTGVIWYQGESDASDAPRYRVLFPLLIKAWRAAWQRPDLPFLFVQLARYRAPLGVDFVEQPWPPLRAVQAETAATVPGAAMAVIVDLDDPDFTDIHPKDKAPVGRRLAKLALRDVYGRGNVAEGPRVEEVLRDGEAVHVRFATASPPLLTDDGKPPAEFWLRSANGRTERATSVLHDDTVRLTAEGVGQPVEVLYGWADNPIGVNLTDRSGLPAAPFHLRIPGANDGK, from the coding sequence ATGCTGGCCCGCGCTGCGTTTCTCGACGCGAAGAACGCGGTGGTCAGCGAGTCCGCACCGGTGAGCGCGGACGGCACCTTCGTCGTGAAGCTCCCCCCGATGCCGGCGGGCGGGCCGTACACGCTCCGCGTGGACGAGGTCGATCCGGGCCGGGGCAACGTTGGAACCATCTTCTGTGAGGACGTCGCGGTTGGCGATCTCTGGCTCGCCTCCGGCCAGAGCAACATGCAGTGGCGGGTCATGGACGCCGCCGATGGCGCGGTCGTCGCCGCGCAGAGCGTCCCGCTGGTGCGTCACCTGCAGGTGGCGCGAACCGCCAGCGAGGTGCCGCTGGCGGTCGCGGAGGCGCGGTGGTTGCCGACCACGCCGCAGGGAACCCGCGGCTTCAGCGCCGTGGCGCACCGCTTCGCGCTCGAGGTGCACGAGGCGACCGGCGTGCCCATCGGTGTCCTGCACGCGAGCTGGGGCGGCACCGGCGCGGCTTCCTGGGCACCGGTCGCAGCGCTTTCATCCGAGCCGGCGACCGCATCGCTGATTGCCTCCACCGCGAACCATCCCGACCCGCAGCACCGCGCCGGCGCCCTCTACAACGCGATGATCCACCCGCTCCGGGAGACGCCGGTCACCGGCGTCATCTGGTACCAGGGCGAGAGCGACGCTTCCGACGCTCCGCGCTACCGGGTGCTGTTCCCGCTGCTGATCAAGGCGTGGCGGGCGGCGTGGCAGCGGCCCGACCTGCCCTTCCTCTTCGTGCAACTCGCTCGCTACCGCGCTCCGCTGGGTGTCGACTTCGTCGAGCAGCCATGGCCGCCGCTGCGGGCCGTGCAGGCCGAGACCGCGGCAACCGTGCCGGGCGCTGCCATGGCGGTGATCGTAGACCTCGACGATCCCGATTTCACGGACATCCACCCGAAGGACAAGGCGCCGGTGGGCCGGCGCCTCGCCAAGCTGGCCCTTCGCGACGTCTACGGCCGCGGCAACGTGGCCGAGGGTCCGCGGGTGGAGGAGGTTCTGCGGGACGGCGAAGCCGTCCACGTGCGGTTTGCCACCGCCTCGCCGCCGCTCCTCACCGACGACGGGAAGCCGCCCGCCGAGTTCTGGCTTCGGAGCGCGAACGGCCGCACGGAACGCGCGACCAGCGTCCTCCATGACGACACGGTCCGCCTCACCGCCGAGGGGGTGGGCCAGCCGGTGGAAGTGCTCTACGGCTGGGCCGACAACCCGATCGGCGTGAACTTGACGGATCGCAGTGGGTTGCCCGCCGCTCCGTTCCACCTCCGCATCCCGGGTGCAAACGACGGGAAGTGA
- a CDS encoding GntR family transcriptional regulator: protein MSRAKHEVVYEDLLEKLRAGDLRPGDRLPTERELSSTYGFHRNTVRQAVTRLAVNGLVEKRKPRGFYVRPGVEAERVGSRLSLIYGPTDSAQASAFVQDGVRAAHAHGRDPRIVRMMPGDEHLAVAAIGTQEPSLVIGAQANPLNEVRQAMVRSRSTCASLGVRLDHAGVRSVVGDDELGARLCVQHLVEAGHRRIGLVAQEGGAGSPTLEIQVQHWVRAMEGVRNRSELQTDVLRPRPAAGESLEEATFRATLARFRRKREHPTALVAIGEEVAYAVAGGATRAGLSLPRDLSIVANGGTDRCAFQPLAMTALDCRIRDHVDAAIGLLLREGEPADDDLLRVIRPVLVERESVAPPRR from the coding sequence ATGAGTCGAGCCAAGCACGAAGTCGTCTACGAGGATCTGTTGGAGAAGCTGCGGGCCGGGGACCTGCGGCCCGGCGACCGGTTGCCGACCGAGCGCGAGCTGTCCAGCACCTACGGCTTCCACCGCAACACCGTGCGGCAGGCGGTCACCCGGCTGGCGGTGAACGGGCTCGTGGAGAAGCGCAAACCCCGCGGCTTCTACGTCCGGCCCGGGGTCGAGGCGGAGCGGGTCGGCAGCCGGCTGTCGCTGATCTACGGGCCGACCGACTCCGCCCAGGCGTCCGCGTTCGTCCAGGACGGCGTGCGGGCGGCGCACGCCCACGGCCGGGACCCAAGGATCGTCCGCATGATGCCCGGCGACGAGCACCTCGCGGTCGCTGCGATCGGCACGCAGGAGCCCTCGCTGGTCATCGGCGCGCAGGCGAACCCGCTCAACGAGGTGCGGCAGGCGATGGTCCGCTCGAGGTCGACCTGCGCCTCGCTGGGGGTACGCCTCGACCACGCCGGCGTGCGCTCGGTCGTCGGCGACGACGAGCTTGGCGCACGGCTGTGCGTGCAGCACCTGGTCGAAGCCGGCCACCGCCGCATCGGGCTGGTCGCTCAGGAAGGCGGTGCCGGCTCGCCGACGCTGGAGATCCAGGTCCAGCACTGGGTCCGGGCGATGGAGGGCGTGCGCAACCGGTCCGAGCTGCAGACAGACGTGCTCCGACCCCGACCCGCCGCGGGCGAGTCGCTGGAGGAGGCCACCTTCCGCGCCACGCTCGCGCGCTTCCGCCGCAAGCGGGAGCACCCCACGGCGCTGGTGGCGATCGGCGAGGAGGTGGCGTACGCGGTCGCCGGCGGCGCGACCCGGGCCGGGCTCTCGCTCCCGCGGGACCTCTCGATCGTCGCCAACGGCGGCACGGACCGCTGCGCCTTCCAGCCGCTGGCGATGACGGCGCTGGATTGCCGCATCCGCGACCACGTCGACGCGGCCATCGGGCTGCTGCTGCGCGAGGGTGAGCCCGCCGACGACGACCTGCTCCGCGTCATCCGCCCGGTGCTGGTGGAGCGGGAGAGCGTCGCCCCGCCCCGCCGCTGA
- a CDS encoding sulfatase, with the protein MPVLNRLVLSLCVILCSLAPAEAAERPNVIVVVPDDQGWMDAGVQGSEYYETPQIDRLAASGVRFTRGYSASPLCSPTRLSILTGKYPHRLGMTAPAGHLPPLPEGTPLYGKTGNPNQAYLVPESARFLPDDADTYGTTFQRAGYATAFMGKWHLGLPPHHPELHGFERVVGGRGNPGPPGGFFAPWVSDTLPQRPAGTHIDDAITDEALDFMEQSHAGGKPFLLNLWFYDVHAPFQAKPKIVEKYRGKSDPRGLQESPTMAAMIETMDTNLGRVLDRLEELGIAEDTIIVYWSDNGGNMYDQVDGTTPTNNTPLAYGKGHIGEGGIRVPVIIRWPGVAEGGAVSDALVNSIDVYPTILEMAGLDKPASAQFDGKSLVPVLKRGEPVRDATFFHFPHYVAATENVSASAVIRGDWKLIRLYTGEVEGAYGFELYNLADDIGETKNLAADHPALVAELDAMIAEHLEATGTPVPPKNPAYDPTLAEERAARESSAVAGWVALPSTSLSTGDGVLRVTGTAGDPGLLTSEVSASGGPVSVRIRLRSNTGGVSVGEAFWSSAAAGGYRGRGVTFDFQADGAWTDATVMLPVAGELRSLRIDPARKPGTTEIDFIELRSASGELLQTWDFGGEPAGG; encoded by the coding sequence ATGCCTGTCCTGAACCGCCTCGTCCTGAGCCTCTGCGTCATCCTCTGCTCGCTGGCTCCGGCCGAGGCGGCTGAACGTCCCAACGTGATCGTCGTCGTGCCCGACGACCAGGGCTGGATGGACGCCGGCGTCCAGGGCAGCGAGTACTACGAAACCCCGCAGATCGACCGACTCGCGGCCTCGGGGGTTCGCTTCACCCGCGGCTACTCCGCCAGCCCGTTGTGCTCGCCGACGCGGCTGTCGATCCTGACCGGCAAGTACCCGCACCGGCTGGGGATGACCGCGCCCGCCGGGCACCTGCCGCCGCTGCCGGAGGGGACGCCGCTGTACGGCAAGACCGGCAACCCCAACCAGGCGTACCTCGTGCCGGAGAGCGCTCGCTTCCTCCCCGATGATGCCGACACGTACGGGACCACGTTCCAGAGGGCGGGCTACGCCACCGCCTTCATGGGCAAGTGGCACCTGGGCCTTCCGCCGCACCACCCCGAGCTGCACGGCTTCGAACGGGTGGTCGGCGGCCGCGGCAACCCCGGCCCGCCTGGAGGTTTCTTTGCGCCGTGGGTGTCGGACACGCTGCCCCAGCGGCCCGCCGGCACGCACATCGACGACGCCATCACCGACGAGGCCCTCGACTTCATGGAGCAGAGCCACGCCGGCGGCAAACCCTTCCTCCTGAATCTCTGGTTCTACGACGTTCACGCTCCATTCCAGGCCAAGCCGAAGATCGTCGAAAAGTATCGCGGCAAGTCCGATCCGCGCGGGCTGCAGGAGTCGCCGACGATGGCGGCGATGATCGAGACGATGGACACGAACCTCGGCCGCGTGCTCGACCGGCTCGAGGAGCTGGGCATCGCCGAGGACACGATCATCGTCTACTGGAGCGACAACGGCGGGAACATGTACGACCAGGTTGACGGCACCACGCCCACGAACAACACCCCGCTCGCCTACGGCAAGGGCCACATCGGCGAGGGCGGCATCCGCGTGCCGGTGATCATCCGCTGGCCGGGCGTCGCGGAGGGCGGCGCCGTCTCCGACGCGCTGGTCAACAGCATCGACGTCTACCCGACGATCCTGGAGATGGCCGGCCTCGATAAGCCCGCCTCCGCGCAGTTCGACGGCAAGAGCCTGGTGCCGGTGCTCAAGCGCGGCGAGCCCGTCCGCGACGCCACCTTCTTCCACTTCCCGCACTACGTGGCGGCGACGGAGAACGTCTCGGCCTCCGCCGTCATCCGCGGCGACTGGAAGCTCATCCGGCTCTACACGGGGGAGGTGGAGGGCGCGTACGGCTTCGAGCTCTACAACCTCGCCGACGACATCGGCGAGACCAAGAACCTCGCCGCGGACCATCCGGCGCTGGTGGCCGAACTGGACGCGATGATCGCCGAGCACCTGGAAGCGACGGGCACGCCCGTCCCCCCGAAGAACCCCGCCTACGACCCGACGCTCGCGGAAGAGCGGGCGGCGCGAGAGTCCTCCGCCGTGGCCGGCTGGGTCGCACTGCCATCCACGTCCCTGTCCACGGGCGATGGGGTGCTGCGGGTCACCGGGACCGCCGGTGACCCCGGTCTGCTGACCTCCGAAGTCTCCGCCTCGGGCGGTCCGGTCTCGGTGCGGATCCGGCTGCGGTCCAACACCGGCGGCGTTTCCGTAGGCGAGGCATTCTGGTCGAGTGCCGCGGCCGGCGGCTACCGCGGGCGGGGCGTCACCTTCGACTTCCAGGCAGACGGCGCGTGGACCGACGCAACGGTCATGCTGCCGGTCGCCGGCGAGCTCCGCTCGCTCCGCATCGATCCCGCGCGGAAGCCCGGTACGACCGAGATCGACTTCATCGAACTCAGGAGCGCCTCCGGCGAGCTTCTGCAGACCTGGGACTTCGGCGGTGAGCCCGCGGGCGGCTGA
- a CDS encoding PEP-CTERM sorting domain-containing protein — MLLASDTSLTPRAAVAVAFACVTTTASLPAAAVTFFTDFGRNDGVAGVDSLEDPATVFNNTARTGTLTYDVSALGLGGTAATLQMDVTSSTAAAPGEPNRGLLGNGGTSGISIFGGANSSWWDAGGTASTGEPLVFTLSLRDGGGADVTANYEVDLIGVELRGNNTTGSATFNGSTVSISAAASATPVFSTFAVATGETSELVVNASRLNDSVAQLAAFEYSIEIPEPASLGLVGVGGLALLGRRRG, encoded by the coding sequence ATGCTGCTCGCATCCGACACGTCCCTCACGCCCCGCGCAGCCGTCGCGGTCGCCTTCGCCTGCGTGACCACCACCGCATCACTGCCGGCCGCGGCGGTCACCTTTTTCACCGACTTCGGCCGCAACGACGGCGTCGCGGGTGTGGATTCGCTTGAGGATCCGGCGACTGTTTTCAACAACACCGCCCGGACCGGCACCCTCACCTACGACGTCAGCGCGCTCGGCCTCGGCGGCACGGCGGCGACGTTGCAGATGGACGTCACCTCCTCGACCGCTGCCGCACCCGGTGAGCCCAATCGAGGCCTCCTCGGCAACGGCGGCACCAGCGGGATCTCGATCTTCGGTGGGGCGAACAGCAGCTGGTGGGACGCTGGCGGAACCGCCAGCACGGGAGAGCCGCTGGTGTTCACGCTGTCGCTGCGGGATGGCGGCGGCGCGGACGTGACCGCGAACTACGAGGTCGACCTGATCGGCGTGGAGCTGCGTGGCAACAACACCACGGGATCGGCGACGTTCAATGGCAGCACCGTCTCGATCTCCGCGGCCGCAAGCGCAACGCCCGTCTTCTCCACCTTCGCGGTGGCGACCGGCGAAACCAGCGAGCTGGTGGTCAACGCTTCACGGCTCAACGACTCGGTCGCCCAGCTGGCGGCGTTCGAGTACAGCATCGAGATTCCTGAGCCTGCCTCGCTCGGCCTGGTCGGGGTCGGGGGTCTCGCGCTGCTCGGCCGCCGACGGGGCTGA
- a CDS encoding glycosyl hydrolase, with the protein MPQASANTWFREPAAEFRGLPLWSWNAALEPEEMLRQIGLLKEMGFGGFFMHPRVGLETAYLSDEWFDLTRLCVDEAKRLGMTAWIYDEDRWPSGGAGGLVTRDPALRLRRLVAETHASVREADAAEADGHETVARFAVVLEGEAARSSRRLGPGDALRAGEACVRFRVHVMETSDWYNGAAYLDNLNPAAVARFLEVTHEAYARRHGDDFGRTIPGIFTDEPNIGHLQPGISWTAGLPAAYRERFGEDLLDSLPALFFDGPRDATAETRFRYHHLRTEMFADAFTRQIGAWCEEHGVMLTGHVLLEDTLSRQAEHVGSVMRQLEPMQAPGMDLLTERWRVYETAKQVSSVARQVGRRWRLTETYGCTGWDFSFAGHKALGDWQAALGINLRCHHLSLYTLLGECKRDYPASVFDQSPWWASYGEVETYFARIHAALDRPGSREVRDVLVLHPVESVWLHTRPGGMETPAVEALDASVIRVRDALLGAGIDFDYGDEEMLGRLGSVEEGPTLRVGEAVYRVVVVPPMETIRSATLALLRGFLDAGGRVVFAGEPAGLVDARPAPAAAALAGRAEGGDRWLDAVGERGRRLRFREPDGSAAASLLHLLREDEEAWTLFVCNTGHRDDQRPAHMNDPLRCVERTRAYPRLSISGFAGAAGRPVELDPATGRVLRPAAERSGDGWTIDTSLPALGSRLFRVPKAGGEDEDLPPSDDRFEEVRAVAASDGPYAIERSEPNVIVLDRARFGFDGEPLRSEADVLAIDRLFRDRVGMPHRGGQMKQPWARDPVTDPRGADVEMRFSFIVEAPPTGDLWLGIERPATFRLDLDGEAVAVADDGFWCDRAIRRVPLPADRLRKGVHTLTVRGRVDELHPGLEAVYLLGGFGARVDGLDMVMTAEPTAVALGDWNGQGLPMYGGNLTHALTVEVPEHRPGDRLVLSLPGFDAVAARVRVGGVDALVAWPPFEADLTEALSGRSGDVGLEVELLGHRRNCLGPLHHRDLWPEWTGPECYDPGGPLDVERYQFVPVGLRARPVLSVRRLRDA; encoded by the coding sequence GTGCCTCAGGCTTCTGCCAACACTTGGTTCCGCGAACCCGCCGCGGAGTTCCGCGGGCTGCCGCTGTGGTCGTGGAACGCGGCGCTGGAGCCCGAGGAGATGCTCCGGCAGATCGGCTTGCTCAAGGAGATGGGCTTCGGCGGCTTCTTCATGCACCCGCGGGTCGGGCTGGAGACGGCCTACCTCAGCGACGAGTGGTTCGACCTCACGCGGCTGTGCGTGGACGAGGCCAAGCGGCTGGGGATGACGGCGTGGATCTACGACGAGGACCGCTGGCCCAGCGGCGGGGCCGGCGGGCTGGTCACGCGGGACCCGGCGCTGCGGCTGCGGCGGCTGGTGGCGGAGACGCACGCGAGCGTCAGGGAGGCCGACGCGGCGGAGGCGGACGGGCACGAGACGGTCGCCCGGTTCGCGGTGGTATTGGAGGGGGAGGCGGCGCGGTCGTCGCGTCGGCTGGGTCCCGGCGACGCGCTGCGGGCGGGCGAGGCGTGCGTGCGCTTCCGCGTCCACGTGATGGAGACCAGCGACTGGTACAACGGCGCGGCCTACCTGGACAACCTCAACCCCGCGGCGGTGGCGAGGTTCCTGGAGGTGACCCACGAGGCCTACGCCCGGCGGCACGGCGACGACTTCGGACGGACGATTCCCGGGATCTTCACCGACGAGCCGAACATCGGGCACCTGCAGCCGGGCATCTCCTGGACGGCGGGGCTGCCCGCCGCGTACCGGGAGCGCTTCGGCGAGGACCTGCTCGACAGCCTGCCGGCGCTGTTCTTCGACGGCCCCCGGGACGCGACCGCGGAGACGCGCTTCCGCTACCACCATCTGCGGACCGAGATGTTCGCCGACGCCTTCACGCGGCAGATCGGCGCGTGGTGCGAGGAGCACGGCGTGATGCTCACCGGCCACGTTCTCCTGGAGGACACGCTCTCGCGGCAGGCCGAGCACGTGGGCTCGGTCATGCGCCAGCTCGAGCCGATGCAGGCGCCGGGCATGGACCTGCTCACCGAGCGGTGGCGGGTGTACGAGACGGCCAAGCAGGTCAGCAGCGTGGCCCGCCAGGTCGGCCGGCGCTGGCGCCTGACCGAGACCTACGGCTGCACCGGCTGGGACTTCTCCTTCGCCGGGCACAAGGCGCTGGGCGACTGGCAGGCGGCGCTGGGCATCAACCTGCGGTGCCACCACCTCTCGCTGTACACGCTGCTCGGCGAGTGCAAGCGCGACTACCCCGCGAGCGTCTTCGACCAGTCGCCGTGGTGGGCGTCGTACGGCGAGGTCGAGACCTACTTCGCGCGGATCCACGCGGCGCTGGACCGGCCCGGGAGCCGGGAGGTGCGCGACGTGCTGGTGCTTCACCCGGTGGAGTCGGTGTGGCTGCACACCCGGCCGGGCGGGATGGAGACGCCGGCGGTGGAGGCGCTCGACGCCTCGGTCATCCGGGTGCGGGACGCGCTGCTGGGAGCGGGCATCGACTTCGACTACGGCGACGAGGAGATGCTCGGGCGCCTGGGGTCGGTGGAGGAGGGGCCCACGCTGCGCGTCGGCGAGGCGGTGTACCGGGTGGTGGTGGTGCCGCCGATGGAGACCATCCGGTCGGCGACGCTCGCGCTGCTGCGGGGCTTCCTCGACGCGGGCGGGCGCGTGGTGTTCGCGGGCGAGCCGGCGGGCCTGGTCGACGCCCGGCCGGCGCCCGCGGCGGCGGCGCTGGCCGGCCGGGCGGAAGGCGGAGACCGCTGGCTCGACGCCGTCGGGGAGCGGGGCCGGCGGCTCCGCTTCCGCGAGCCGGACGGTTCGGCGGCGGCCTCGCTGCTGCACCTGCTCCGCGAGGACGAAGAGGCGTGGACGCTGTTCGTCTGCAACACCGGCCACCGCGACGACCAGCGTCCTGCGCACATGAACGACCCGCTGCGCTGCGTCGAGCGGACGCGGGCGTACCCGCGGCTGTCGATCTCCGGCTTCGCGGGCGCGGCGGGCCGCCCGGTGGAGCTGGACCCGGCGACGGGCCGGGTGCTGCGGCCGGCGGCGGAGCGGTCGGGAGACGGCTGGACGATCGACACCTCGTTGCCGGCGCTGGGGTCCCGGCTGTTCCGCGTGCCCAAAGCGGGAGGCGAGGACGAGGACCTGCCGCCGAGCGACGACCGGTTCGAGGAGGTGCGGGCGGTCGCGGCCTCCGACGGCCCCTACGCGATCGAGCGTTCCGAGCCGAACGTGATCGTGCTGGACCGCGCCCGCTTCGGCTTCGACGGCGAGCCGCTCCGTTCCGAGGCGGACGTCCTCGCCATCGACCGGCTGTTCCGCGACCGCGTCGGGATGCCGCACCGCGGCGGGCAGATGAAGCAGCCCTGGGCCCGCGACCCGGTGACGGACCCGCGGGGGGCGGACGTGGAGATGCGCTTCTCCTTCATCGTGGAGGCGCCGCCAACCGGCGACTTGTGGCTCGGGATCGAGCGGCCCGCCACCTTCCGGCTCGACCTCGACGGCGAGGCCGTCGCGGTCGCCGACGACGGCTTCTGGTGCGACCGGGCGATCCGCAGAGTCCCGCTGCCCGCGGACCGTCTGCGAAAAGGGGTCCACACGCTCACGGTCCGCGGCCGCGTCGACGAGCTGCACCCCGGGCTCGAGGCGGTGTACCTGCTCGGCGGCTTCGGCGCCCGCGTCGACGGGCTCGACATGGTGATGACGGCGGAGCCGACGGCCGTCGCGCTCGGCGACTGGAACGGCCAGGGCCTGCCGATGTACGGCGGGAACCTGACCCACGCGTTGACGGTGGAGGTGCCGGAGCACCGCCCCGGCGACCGGCTCGTGCTCTCGCTGCCCGGCTTCGACGCGGTGGCCGCGCGCGTGCGGGTGGGCGGTGTGGATGCGCTCGTCGCTTGGCCGCCCTTCGAAGCGGACCTGACCGAGGCGCTGAGCGGAAGAAGCGGCGACGTTGGCTTAGAGGTCGAGCTGCTCGGTCACCGGCGCAACTGCCTGGGCCCGCTGCACCACCGCGACCTCTGGCCGGAGTGGACCGGCCCGGAGTGCTACGACCCCGGCGGCCCGCTGGACGTCGAGCGGTACCAGTTCGTGCCGGTCGGCCTCAGGGCCCGGCCGGTGCTTTCCGTCCGCCGGCTCCGGGACGCGTGA
- a CDS encoding DUF5722 domain-containing protein, with amino-acid sequence MLHRLFLILLAASCLATLPPLSAAAEARETPLEKGVTVPVDLDDLPAIGVEHVTINLILHRLLDLRSAGSTDPRFSVDTPLGPRRFRPAAVRELDEEVRALNRRGVKVTAVVLNPVSAEAEANGSPLLHPDTDVQRAPNRLGAFNLASAEGRSWFDAFFAFMARRYGDPASPHGHIAGYVVGNEIPSHWIWHNMGEATEEEVARQHAEELRRAWIAASAEQPEVRIYTSLDHVWDTRLQPDPLRFTGGRFLLDRVVELTEAAGGVPFDVAYHPYPKNLRDARFWDDPWAMFGHDTPFITFKNLEVLMAYLQRPPLRVGGQPRRVILSEQGLDAGDTAQSEDLQAMAFALAWQRIERMPGIDAFIYHRHVDHRGEHGLKLGLWTEDPDADAPSVPQRARPLHRVFAAAGTDAWPAVYRTAQEHLPAEALALAEPRPGPFPEHAPQWAPGATVLPRSVGLGRGDARATVSDALAWSLDLAATTDGVLPALYHHPPGGGGVSTATFDIAAPGPSPRLTGAVDLKVASINGLRFAILSGDDLLWEATLRRPGSQPFSLPLAAVDGEPLRLGLRVDGLGNGGGDQGLWLNPTVVPADR; translated from the coding sequence ATGCTTCACCGCCTCTTCCTGATCCTGCTCGCCGCCTCCTGCCTCGCGACGCTGCCGCCTCTTTCCGCCGCGGCGGAGGCGCGTGAGACGCCGCTGGAGAAGGGCGTGACGGTCCCGGTCGACCTCGACGACCTCCCGGCGATCGGCGTCGAGCACGTCACGATCAACCTGATCCTGCACCGGCTGCTCGACCTCCGGAGTGCTGGCTCCACAGACCCCCGCTTCTCGGTGGACACGCCGCTGGGTCCACGCCGCTTCCGCCCCGCCGCCGTGCGGGAACTTGACGAGGAGGTCCGGGCGCTCAACCGGCGCGGCGTCAAGGTCACGGCGGTGGTGTTGAATCCGGTGTCGGCGGAAGCGGAGGCCAACGGGTCGCCCCTGCTGCACCCGGACACCGACGTTCAGCGGGCTCCGAACCGCTTGGGGGCCTTCAACCTCGCCTCCGCCGAGGGGCGATCGTGGTTCGACGCCTTCTTCGCCTTCATGGCCCGCCGCTACGGCGATCCCGCTTCACCGCACGGCCACATTGCCGGGTACGTCGTCGGCAACGAGATCCCCTCGCACTGGATCTGGCACAACATGGGCGAGGCGACCGAGGAGGAGGTCGCCCGGCAGCACGCCGAGGAGCTGCGGAGGGCTTGGATCGCCGCCTCCGCCGAGCAGCCGGAGGTGCGGATCTACACCTCGCTGGACCACGTCTGGGACACGCGCCTCCAGCCGGACCCGCTGCGCTTCACCGGCGGCCGCTTCCTCCTGGACCGGGTGGTGGAACTCACCGAGGCCGCCGGCGGCGTGCCCTTCGATGTCGCCTACCACCCCTACCCGAAGAACCTCCGCGACGCCCGCTTCTGGGACGACCCGTGGGCCATGTTCGGGCACGACACGCCGTTCATCACATTCAAGAACCTCGAGGTGCTGATGGCGTACCTCCAGCGGCCTCCGCTGCGGGTCGGCGGCCAGCCGCGGCGGGTCATCCTCTCCGAGCAGGGCCTCGACGCGGGCGACACGGCGCAGTCCGAAGACCTCCAGGCGATGGCCTTCGCGCTGGCCTGGCAGCGGATCGAGCGGATGCCGGGCATCGACGCCTTCATCTACCACCGCCACGTCGACCACCGCGGCGAGCACGGCCTGAAGCTGGGCCTGTGGACCGAGGATCCCGACGCGGACGCGCCCAGCGTGCCGCAACGGGCCCGGCCGCTGCACCGGGTCTTCGCCGCCGCCGGCACGGACGCCTGGCCGGCGGTCTACCGGACCGCGCAAGAGCACCTGCCCGCGGAGGCTCTCGCCCTGGCGGAGCCCCGGCCCGGCCCCTTCCCCGAGCACGCTCCCCAGTGGGCGCCGGGCGCCACGGTGCTGCCGAGGTCGGTCGGGCTCGGCCGGGGCGACGCCCGCGCCACCGTGAGCGACGCACTCGCCTGGTCGCTCGACCTGGCCGCCACCACCGATGGCGTGCTTCCCGCGCTCTACCACCACCCGCCCGGCGGCGGAGGCGTGTCCACCGCGACGTTCGACATCGCGGCACCGGGCCCAAGCCCCCGCCTGACGGGAGCGGTCGATCTGAAGGTCGCGTCGATCAACGGCCTCCGCTTCGCCATCCTCTCCGGCGACGACCTGCTCTGGGAGGCAACGCTGCGGCGGCCAGGCTCGCAGCCTTTCTCGCTGCCGCTGGCCGCCGTCGACGGCGAGCCGCTCCGCCTCGGCCTCCGCGTGGATGGTCTCGGGAACGGCGGCGGCGACCAGGGCCTCTGGCTCAACCCGACCGTGGTTCCTGCGGACCGATGA